The genomic region GAAAGTTGACCATTCTTATTTACCGAAAATTGTCCATTGTTATTTACCGATTACAAAATGAACTGCTGCCCAGGGAAATTGCCACCTGTCGGGTCTCTCCCGGCGATAAAAATACTTTCGCAAATCCCTTCAATTCTTTGTAGGGACGCATCAGCCTGGATTCCGGCTGGCGGATGTAAAGCTGGGCGACCTCGGCTCCACCCATCGTCCCTTTATTGGTGATATC from Bacteroidales bacterium harbors:
- a CDS encoding fibronectin type III-like domain-contianing protein, with amino-acid sequence MGGAEVAQLYIRQPESRLMRPYKELKGFAKVFLSPGETRQVAISLGSSSFCNR